A genomic window from Plasmodium malariae genome assembly, chromosome: 10 includes:
- the PmUG01_10049600 gene encoding Plasmodium exported protein, unknown function, producing the protein MKIFILLRTAVFILYIYIYYYLNSKFFFDKYLDYKNCADSISVSRTYRLFSEHKNKKENLKSKKEKSEKADNNKGNDNAKLINNENSKTKDKKSDKKKIDARTNHFALIDNFLENRVNAAITSLHKFKTCSDPTLKSGLKVEVLRNYMIIFGGPIAFMVVTIIDGVIEYVFNKFLGISLVSGILCILKALYVFIKFRKCSKQLEAQRKVIMENPKMWEEEQKRQKEEEEKRRKLKELICQKKRERQIWKDEMKKRKKKEKQKWLKEMKKKIKKKDWKKFLVPSYLLYTILSKKIFYM; encoded by the exons atgaaaattttcattttacttaGAACTGCAGtatttatactttatatatatatatattattatttgaatagCAAG TTTTTCTTTGATAAATATTTGGATTATAAGAATTGTGCAGATAGTATATCAGTTTCAAGAACTTATAGATTATTTTCAGAacataagaataaaaaagaaaatttaaaatctaaaaaagagaaatcaGAAAAAgcagataataataaaggaaaTGATAATGCTAAATtgataaataatgaaaattcaaaaacaaaagacaaaaaatcagacaaaaaaaaaatagatgcACGAACTAATCATTTTGCATTAATAGataattttttggaaaatcGTGTAAATGCAGCAATAACTAGTctacataaatttaaaacatgTTCTGATCCTACTTTGAAATCGGGTTTAAAAGTTGAAGTATTAAGGAATTACATGATAATATTTGGTGGACCAATAGCATTTATGGTGGTAACAATTATAGATGGTGTTATTGAATacgtttttaataaatttcttgGAATTTCATTGGTGTCTGGTATATTATGCATTTTAAAGGCTCTCTATGTGTTCATAAAGTTCAGAAAATGTTCAAAACAGTTAGAAGCACAAAGAAAGGTAATCATGGAAAATCCTAAAATGTGGGAAGAGGAGCAAAAAAGGCAGAAGGAGGAGGAGGAAAAAAGGCGGAAATTGAAGGAGTTGATATGTCAGAAGAAGAGAGAGAGACAAATATGGAAGGACgagatgaaaaaaagaaagaagaagGAGAAGCAGAAATGGCTGAAagagatgaaaaaaaaaattaagaagaaggattggaaaaaatttttagtgcctagttatttattatatacaattctctccaaaaaaatattttacatgtaA